A single Cnuibacter physcomitrellae DNA region contains:
- a CDS encoding GntR family transcriptional regulator has translation MTEVLDRNSATPLYVQLSDLIRDKITRGEWVPDQKIPSENEFNALYGISRMTARQVLARLVDEGLLFRVQGKGTFVSRRKISTRSPSYMGIREQLEQQGYATSTEILSEQLIEADARVARELGLAEGTPVYAIRRLRRVEDTPISLHESYVPQTLAPGIIERDLASQQLCTVLELDYDLQMAHVTETLETSAASKAEAKLFGNRPGTPLLLLEQRISSASGVPFEFARIHFRGDMIRLEFHYDL, from the coding sequence GTGACTGAGGTTCTCGACCGCAATTCGGCGACGCCGCTCTACGTGCAGCTGTCCGACCTCATCCGCGACAAGATCACGCGCGGAGAGTGGGTGCCCGACCAGAAGATCCCGTCCGAGAACGAGTTCAACGCGCTCTACGGCATCAGCCGCATGACGGCGCGCCAGGTGCTCGCGCGACTGGTCGACGAGGGTCTGCTGTTCCGGGTGCAGGGCAAGGGCACGTTCGTGTCGCGCCGCAAGATCTCGACGCGCTCACCCTCCTACATGGGCATCCGCGAGCAGCTCGAGCAGCAGGGCTACGCCACGAGCACCGAGATCCTGAGCGAGCAGCTCATCGAGGCGGATGCGCGGGTCGCCCGCGAGCTCGGACTGGCGGAGGGCACGCCCGTCTACGCCATCCGCCGGCTGCGGCGGGTGGAGGACACCCCGATCAGCCTGCACGAGTCGTACGTGCCGCAGACCCTCGCGCCCGGCATCATCGAGCGCGACCTCGCCTCGCAGCAGCTGTGCACGGTGCTCGAGCTCGACTACGACCTGCAGATGGCGCACGTGACCGAGACGCTGGAGACGTCAGCGGCGTCGAAGGCCGAGGCGAAGCTGTTCGGCAATCGGCCGGGCACTCCGCTGCTCCTGCTCGAGCAGCGGATCTCGTCGGCATCGGGCGTCCCGTTCGAGTTCGCCCGCATCCACTTCCGCGGCGACATGATCCGCCTCGAGTTCCACTACGACCTCTAG
- a CDS encoding HAD-IA family hydrolase, which translates to MSGRALILDCDGVLAETELDGHLVAFNRTFEQLGFPFRWTAEEYGPLLRIGGGKERLKAYLAQHPEIDLGSGEELDERILAAHKLKSAIYVELVDSGALPGRTGIARIIGEALDAGWQVACASTSAEKSVEAVLASVIGPDQRARMAGVYAGDIVPAKKPAPDIYLLTASELGRTPDEVVVIEDSQSGAAAAAAAGMAHVVTVSHFTGDDEFPAATTVVDSLGDEGAPAKLLAGLDVRNADGVIDLAGLERVLADHAALRAS; encoded by the coding sequence GTGAGCGGCCGCGCCCTGATCCTCGACTGCGACGGCGTGCTGGCGGAGACCGAGCTCGACGGTCACCTCGTCGCGTTCAACCGCACGTTCGAGCAGCTCGGGTTCCCCTTCCGCTGGACCGCGGAGGAGTACGGCCCCCTGCTGCGGATCGGCGGCGGCAAGGAGCGCCTCAAGGCCTACCTCGCGCAGCATCCGGAGATCGACCTCGGATCGGGCGAGGAGCTCGACGAGCGGATCCTCGCCGCGCACAAGCTGAAGTCGGCCATCTACGTCGAGCTCGTCGACTCCGGCGCCCTCCCCGGCCGCACCGGCATCGCGCGGATCATCGGCGAGGCCCTGGATGCGGGATGGCAGGTCGCCTGCGCGTCCACCTCCGCCGAGAAGAGCGTGGAGGCGGTGCTCGCCTCCGTCATCGGCCCCGACCAGCGGGCGAGGATGGCGGGCGTCTACGCCGGCGACATCGTGCCCGCGAAGAAGCCGGCGCCCGACATCTACCTGCTCACCGCCTCGGAGCTCGGCCGCACGCCCGACGAGGTCGTCGTCATCGAGGACTCCCAGTCCGGAGCCGCGGCGGCCGCCGCCGCAGGAATGGCGCACGTCGTCACCGTCAGCCACTTCACCGGCGACGACGAGTTCCCGGCCGCGACGACGGTGGTCGACTCGCTCGGCGACGAGGGAGCCCCCGCGAAGCTCCTCGCCGGCCTCGACGTCCGCAACGCCGACGGCGTCATCGACCTCGCGGGCCTCGAGCGCGTCCTCGCGGACCACGCCGCCCTCCGCGCCTCCTGA
- a CDS encoding class II fructose-bisphosphate aldolase, whose protein sequence is MTFASTKQLALEARAAGYAVPAVNIVDGISIAAVVKAADSVGSPIILQTSVKTVKYFGAPVLAALAQAAADDASVPVALHLDHCPDRAVITEAIAHGWSSVLFDASDRPFDVARAETAEVTAEAHARGVDVESEIENIVGVEDGVGSDDPNVHFYSDEQLVEVAQETSTDLIAPALGTAHGLYKAAPVLLVDRVRALAALTDIPIVLHGGTGLSAEEFRAFIDAGVSKINISTALKLSYMYSARDHLAEAERTGKWEPVKLFDQIRDSVTETVIEHIQLFGSAGRAGVTA, encoded by the coding sequence ATGACTTTCGCCAGCACGAAGCAGCTCGCGCTGGAGGCGCGCGCGGCCGGCTACGCGGTCCCGGCGGTCAACATCGTCGACGGCATCTCGATCGCGGCCGTCGTGAAGGCCGCCGACTCGGTCGGCTCGCCGATCATCCTGCAGACCTCGGTCAAGACGGTGAAGTACTTCGGAGCCCCCGTGCTCGCGGCGCTCGCTCAGGCCGCGGCCGACGACGCGTCCGTGCCCGTCGCACTGCACCTCGACCACTGCCCCGATCGGGCGGTGATCACCGAGGCGATCGCCCACGGCTGGTCGTCGGTGCTCTTCGACGCCTCCGACCGCCCCTTCGACGTCGCCCGCGCCGAGACCGCGGAGGTCACGGCCGAGGCGCACGCCCGGGGCGTCGACGTGGAGAGCGAGATCGAGAACATCGTCGGTGTCGAGGACGGCGTCGGCTCCGACGATCCGAACGTGCACTTCTACTCCGACGAGCAGCTCGTCGAGGTGGCGCAGGAGACGTCGACCGACCTCATCGCCCCCGCCCTCGGCACCGCGCACGGCCTGTACAAGGCGGCGCCCGTGCTCCTGGTCGACCGGGTCAGGGCGCTCGCCGCGCTCACCGACATCCCGATCGTGCTGCACGGTGGCACGGGGCTCTCCGCCGAGGAGTTCCGCGCCTTCATCGACGCCGGCGTCTCGAAGATCAACATCTCCACGGCTCTGAAGCTGTCGTACATGTACTCGGCGCGCGACCATCTCGCCGAGGCCGAGCGCACCGGCAAGTGGGAGCCGGTGAAGCTGTTCGACCAGATCCGCGACTCCGTCACCGAGACCGTGATCGAGCACATCCAGCTGTTCGGGTCCGCGGGACGAGCGGGGGTGACCGCGTGA
- a CDS encoding iron-containing alcohol dehydrogenase, with amino-acid sequence MTTASLAELSLASSQGAMRVLSGEGAVRGIGALVDELAPTGEIVLLTDSAAKVVDTVDLLELVRALLHEGRSSRTVEALESDHGVTLDEATVARASADAAGAAVVIAVGSGTVSDLGKVVAAAVAAPLISVQTAASVNGFADPLSVLVQNGAKRTVPSMWPAALVIDSDVVAEAPVELTRAGVGDAVAIWSAPADWYLACAIGMDPGEYDDRFVDPVREIAPRLADASATEAERLAALVEVLTVGGLVIGDAGTTAPLSGVEHLVSHVLDMSAMATHARHDLHGAQVGVASILAASLWDVALHEEHLLDLGPDDLSAPTGLRERVLETWSPVDPSGALGEECWRAVEKKIDRWASVGDRVEAFFAGREGHLATLEQLAGDPAHPAAALRLWGGAPDLLRADPGRVLRACPMGARCASLHARPAVARRRLRARRPVGRPAVRPCVRARGRGRRRALIPAVNQVV; translated from the coding sequence ATGACCACCGCCTCCCTCGCCGAGCTCTCCCTCGCCTCCTCGCAGGGCGCCATGCGCGTCCTCTCGGGCGAGGGCGCCGTCCGCGGGATCGGCGCCCTCGTCGACGAGCTCGCACCCACCGGCGAGATCGTGCTGCTCACCGACTCGGCGGCCAAGGTCGTCGACACGGTCGACCTCCTGGAGCTCGTGCGTGCGCTGCTCCACGAGGGCCGCTCGAGCCGGACGGTCGAGGCCCTCGAGTCCGATCACGGCGTGACGCTCGACGAGGCCACGGTCGCCCGGGCGTCGGCGGATGCGGCGGGGGCGGCCGTCGTGATCGCCGTCGGCTCCGGCACGGTGAGCGACCTGGGCAAGGTGGTGGCCGCGGCCGTGGCCGCGCCGCTGATCTCGGTCCAGACGGCGGCGAGCGTCAACGGCTTCGCCGACCCGCTCTCCGTCCTCGTGCAGAACGGCGCGAAGCGCACGGTCCCGAGCATGTGGCCGGCCGCACTCGTCATCGACTCCGACGTCGTCGCGGAGGCGCCGGTCGAGCTCACCCGAGCAGGAGTGGGGGATGCCGTGGCGATCTGGTCGGCGCCCGCCGACTGGTACCTGGCCTGCGCCATCGGGATGGACCCGGGGGAGTACGACGACCGCTTCGTCGATCCGGTCCGCGAGATCGCCCCGCGGCTCGCCGACGCGTCGGCGACCGAGGCCGAGCGCCTCGCCGCCCTCGTCGAGGTGCTCACGGTCGGCGGACTCGTCATCGGCGACGCCGGGACGACCGCTCCGCTCTCGGGCGTCGAGCACCTGGTGAGCCACGTGCTCGACATGTCCGCGATGGCCACTCACGCCCGGCACGATCTGCACGGCGCCCAGGTGGGCGTCGCGAGCATCCTCGCCGCCTCCCTGTGGGACGTCGCGCTCCACGAGGAGCATCTGCTGGATCTCGGCCCGGACGATCTCTCGGCGCCGACCGGGCTGCGGGAGCGCGTGCTCGAGACCTGGTCGCCCGTCGACCCCTCCGGCGCGCTGGGCGAGGAGTGCTGGCGCGCCGTCGAGAAGAAGATAGATCGCTGGGCGTCCGTCGGCGATCGGGTGGAGGCGTTCTTCGCCGGTCGCGAGGGCCATCTCGCCACGCTCGAGCAGCTCGCCGGCGATCCGGCGCATCCGGCCGCGGCGTTGAGGCTCTGGGGGGGCGCCCCTGACCTTCTCCGAGCTGACCCCGGCCGTGTCCTCCGAGCGTGCCCGATGGGCGCTCGGTGCGCTTCCCTTCATGCGCGACCGGCTGTCGCTCGCCGACGTCTTCGTGCTCGCCGGCCGGTGGGACGACCGGCTGTTCGACCGTGTGTTCGCGCGCGCGGCCGAGGTCGGCGGAGGGCTCTGATCCCCGCCGTCAACCAGGTTGTATAG
- a CDS encoding HAD-IIA family hydrolase — MQHQAEPFPSDPILEFESYVFDLDGTIYLGEALLPGAQRLIEGLRERGKRVVFCSNNPTKRPDDYAAKLTRLGLPTEVSEVYTSLAATVSWISRTMPEARVYPIGEMPLVEALAEAGIEMTDDPERIDLVVSSYDRTFEYRKLQIAFDALWFHKRARLVTTNPDRYCPFPGGRGEPDAACITAAITAGTQVECEAVFGKPSKDLLDIISAETGLDPATSVMVGDRLATDILFAKNTGMRSALVLTGETDLDMLRVAPDEHRPDWVLGRIDDLLDHQPVAS; from the coding sequence ATGCAGCACCAGGCAGAGCCCTTCCCGAGCGACCCCATCCTCGAGTTCGAGTCGTACGTGTTCGACCTCGACGGGACCATCTATCTCGGGGAGGCTCTGCTCCCGGGCGCGCAGCGGCTCATCGAGGGGCTGCGCGAGCGTGGCAAGCGCGTGGTCTTCTGCAGCAACAACCCCACCAAGCGGCCCGACGACTACGCGGCGAAGCTCACGAGGCTGGGCCTCCCGACCGAGGTGTCGGAGGTCTACACGAGCCTCGCGGCGACGGTGTCGTGGATCAGCCGCACGATGCCCGAGGCGAGGGTCTACCCGATCGGCGAGATGCCGCTCGTGGAGGCCCTCGCCGAGGCGGGCATCGAGATGACCGACGATCCCGAGCGCATCGACCTCGTCGTGTCCTCCTACGACCGCACCTTCGAGTACCGCAAGCTGCAGATCGCGTTCGACGCGCTCTGGTTCCACAAGCGGGCCCGGCTGGTCACCACGAACCCCGATCGCTACTGCCCCTTCCCGGGCGGCCGAGGCGAGCCCGACGCCGCGTGCATCACCGCCGCCATCACGGCGGGCACGCAGGTCGAGTGCGAGGCCGTCTTCGGCAAGCCCTCGAAGGACCTCCTCGACATCATCTCGGCCGAGACCGGCCTCGACCCGGCGACCAGCGTGATGGTGGGCGACCGTCTCGCCACCGACATCCTGTTCGCCAAGAACACGGGGATGCGCTCCGCGCTCGTGCTCACCGGCGAGACCGACCTCGACATGCTCCGCGTCGCGCCCGACGAGCACCGCCCCGACTGGGTGCTCGGCCGCATCGACGACCTCCTCGATCATCAGCCCGTCGCCTCCTGA
- a CDS encoding FGGY-family carbohydrate kinase yields MGQYILGIDAGTSVLKAAIFDTKGNELNRGARNVPITNPEPHLAEENMQEVWVAASEAIRDALTGTSVRPDEIVAISVTGQGDGSWLIDRETGKPIGPAILWTDGRTGPIIDRWYEDGTVREQFEISGTGPYAGTASTILRWRAENQADLLGGAVNLWCKDWIEYNLTGDISTDPSDASLSGIDVRARTWSEEVNRLWGIDGIEAVLPPIKSPTDLAGTVTRAAAGVTGLKEGTPVYKGQMDITASSLGVGVARPGDCMAVIGTAGIVTVCTDDISGEIQPKDVGWLIPHGPDTWIRAMGMNFCTPNLDWFLREFGAPFRAEAEAHAPSDGDLFAYLNQKVLDTPIGARGVIYHGYLAPGGERAPFVRPSARGSFNGITGDHNRFDLLRAVYEGVAYGIRDCLDSIPTEVKTVRMAGGGANSPVWCQIFADVLGRKIIVPAGTEFGAKGAAIVAGVGAGLYNSYSEGADSTVNIVREYEPDLEKTALYTPFFEVYRDIRTSMMPIWDKLQSATRVAAAA; encoded by the coding sequence ATGGGTCAGTACATCCTGGGAATCGATGCCGGCACGTCGGTGCTGAAGGCGGCGATCTTCGACACCAAGGGCAACGAGCTCAACCGAGGAGCACGCAACGTGCCGATCACCAACCCGGAGCCGCACCTCGCGGAGGAGAACATGCAGGAGGTGTGGGTCGCCGCCTCCGAGGCGATCCGCGACGCGCTCACCGGCACCAGCGTCCGCCCGGACGAGATCGTGGCGATCTCGGTGACGGGTCAGGGCGACGGCAGCTGGCTGATCGACCGGGAGACCGGCAAGCCGATCGGCCCGGCCATCCTGTGGACCGACGGCCGCACCGGACCCATCATCGACCGCTGGTACGAGGACGGCACCGTGCGCGAGCAGTTCGAGATCTCGGGCACCGGCCCCTACGCCGGCACCGCCTCCACGATCCTCCGCTGGCGCGCCGAGAACCAGGCCGACCTGCTGGGCGGCGCCGTCAACCTGTGGTGCAAGGACTGGATCGAGTACAACCTCACCGGCGACATCTCGACGGACCCCTCCGACGCCAGCCTCTCGGGCATCGACGTCCGCGCCCGCACCTGGTCGGAGGAGGTCAACCGGCTCTGGGGGATCGACGGGATCGAGGCCGTGCTGCCCCCGATCAAGAGCCCGACCGATCTCGCCGGAACCGTCACGCGCGCCGCGGCGGGCGTGACGGGGCTCAAGGAGGGCACCCCGGTCTACAAGGGGCAGATGGACATCACCGCGTCCTCCCTGGGGGTCGGCGTCGCCCGCCCGGGGGACTGCATGGCCGTCATCGGCACCGCGGGCATCGTCACGGTGTGCACCGACGACATCTCCGGCGAGATCCAGCCGAAGGACGTCGGCTGGCTCATCCCGCACGGCCCCGACACCTGGATCCGCGCGATGGGCATGAACTTCTGCACGCCCAACCTCGACTGGTTCCTGCGCGAGTTCGGCGCGCCGTTCCGCGCCGAGGCCGAGGCGCACGCGCCCTCGGACGGCGATCTGTTCGCCTACCTCAACCAGAAGGTGCTCGACACCCCGATCGGTGCGCGCGGCGTGATCTACCACGGCTACCTCGCTCCCGGCGGCGAGCGCGCCCCCTTCGTGCGTCCGAGCGCCCGCGGCTCGTTCAACGGCATCACGGGCGACCACAACCGGTTCGACCTGCTCCGCGCCGTCTACGAGGGCGTCGCCTACGGCATCAGGGACTGCCTCGACTCGATCCCGACCGAGGTCAAGACGGTGCGGATGGCGGGTGGCGGGGCCAACAGCCCGGTCTGGTGCCAGATCTTCGCCGACGTCCTGGGACGCAAGATCATCGTGCCCGCGGGCACCGAGTTCGGCGCCAAGGGCGCGGCCATCGTCGCGGGCGTCGGTGCGGGGCTGTACAACAGCTACAGCGAAGGTGCGGACTCGACGGTCAACATCGTGCGCGAGTACGAGCCCGACCTGGAGAAGACGGCGCTCTACACGCCGTTCTTCGAGGTCTACCGCGACATCCGCACGTCGATGATGCCCATCTGGGACAAGCTGCAGAGCGCCACGCGAGTCGCGGCCGCGGCCTGA
- a CDS encoding zinc-binding dehydrogenase, translating to MRALVKYETGPGHVEIREVDPPVLTPGHVLIDIAYAAVCGTDRLAVEGSHDFGVARTLGHEASGVIAAVADDVVDRPDLVVGARVTVETDAYLCMRCEYCRKEEFNRCPYRKGIGTTTDGALADQLVMPERAVHVLPDGIDLVEGALTEPLAIAVHAVVEQSPSLAGQVVVVVGPGAIGQLCAQVAHAVGATVVLVGRTRHAEALQRAKDAGIPHVVDAETEDLDAIVAGLTGGYGAHSVFECSGASGVVESSIPLLRRGGRLVLVAFFREDPHVDIDAVINREIEVVGSRGKRPSSYRTALRLMESRQVDLSPLSPLHLPLEQWQEGLAAVAAGRKVIFTLRP from the coding sequence GTGCGAGCCCTCGTGAAGTACGAGACCGGACCAGGGCACGTGGAGATCCGGGAGGTCGATCCGCCCGTCCTCACCCCCGGCCACGTGCTCATCGACATCGCCTACGCGGCCGTGTGCGGCACGGACCGGCTCGCGGTCGAGGGCAGCCACGACTTCGGCGTGGCGCGGACTCTCGGACACGAGGCGTCGGGCGTCATCGCCGCCGTCGCCGACGACGTCGTCGACCGGCCCGACCTCGTGGTCGGCGCCCGGGTCACCGTCGAGACCGACGCGTACCTCTGCATGCGCTGCGAGTACTGCCGCAAGGAGGAGTTCAACCGCTGCCCGTATCGCAAGGGCATCGGGACGACCACCGACGGCGCCCTCGCCGACCAGCTCGTCATGCCCGAGCGGGCCGTGCACGTGCTGCCCGACGGGATCGACCTCGTCGAGGGCGCGCTCACGGAGCCGCTCGCGATCGCCGTGCACGCCGTGGTGGAGCAGAGCCCCTCCCTCGCCGGCCAGGTCGTGGTCGTCGTCGGCCCCGGGGCGATCGGGCAGCTGTGCGCCCAGGTCGCGCACGCGGTCGGGGCGACGGTGGTGCTCGTCGGCCGCACGCGCCATGCGGAGGCCCTGCAGCGCGCGAAGGACGCCGGCATCCCCCACGTAGTCGACGCGGAGACCGAGGACCTCGACGCGATCGTGGCGGGGCTCACCGGAGGCTACGGCGCCCACTCGGTGTTCGAGTGCAGCGGCGCCTCCGGAGTGGTGGAGTCGTCGATCCCGCTGCTGCGCCGGGGCGGTCGCCTGGTGCTGGTGGCCTTCTTCCGCGAGGATCCGCACGTCGACATCGACGCGGTCATCAACCGCGAGATCGAGGTCGTCGGCTCCCGCGGCAAGCGCCCGTCGAGCTACCGCACCGCCCTCCGCCTGATGGAGTCCCGTCAGGTCGACCTCTCTCCTCTCTCCCCCCTGCACCTCCCCTTGGAGCAGTGGCAGGAGGGCCTCGCGGCGGTCGCCGCCGGCCGCAAGGTCATCTTCACCCTGCGCCCCTGA